A genomic region of Thalassoglobus sp. JC818 contains the following coding sequences:
- a CDS encoding ATP-binding protein produces MSGLPPIDDALQRDDTLQRVAIYAPTPDDAEICKQILDDVQIEVDLCFNMEEFCALIEDGVGVGLVGEGHLNDINMALLHSVLRRQPEWSDFPVLVLLGREELSSQRVERLLSLGNVTLVPCPLRVAVFVSKLRARLRDRRRQRAVRDLLIERRRAAEASAIDARRLRMALQVGHMGVWEWSRKELYWSPRFYELFGFPKSVVPDPELCFERVHDDDREQLIAHWNESLETGVDLRMEFRIHHPVLGMRWMSAVGEAVAGRSGKTLRHVGIIWDVTQRHESELALRDARQQAEAANRAKSEFLANMSHEIRTPMTAILGYIDLISEKVDDLDIQDHITTIRNNGRFLMEIINDILDLSKIEAGKFDLSVERFSPSRLLEDVRSMMNIRATENRIDLEINYDGLIPEYILTDQKRLKQILINLVGNAIKFTDRGSVTLSILYEQQNNRIEFRVEDTGIGMTKRQIDRLFRPFTQADSSVSRNFGGTGLGLAISQRLANIMGGEITVESEPGEGSCFTVSIEPGEINGVRLVPHQPIDDSPSTSQPPEVGQLDCSVLLVDDRRDIRFLASRILSKAGATITEAEDGQEAVDTVQEMIRNDRIVDLILLDMQMPRLDGYRTAEQLRRLGYRGPIIALTADAMHGDMDRCIDCGCNDYLSKPIDSAQLLQKVKRYLAMGSQA; encoded by the coding sequence ATGAGTGGACTTCCCCCGATTGATGACGCTCTCCAGCGAGATGACACTCTCCAAAGAGTCGCGATTTACGCTCCGACTCCCGACGACGCAGAAATCTGTAAGCAGATCCTGGACGACGTCCAAATCGAGGTCGATCTTTGTTTCAACATGGAGGAATTCTGCGCACTGATCGAAGATGGGGTCGGCGTCGGGCTGGTCGGGGAAGGCCATCTGAATGACATCAACATGGCTCTCTTGCACAGTGTGCTTAGACGTCAGCCAGAGTGGTCAGACTTTCCGGTCCTTGTCTTGCTGGGGCGCGAAGAACTGTCGTCGCAACGCGTTGAACGGCTTCTTTCGCTCGGGAATGTGACGCTTGTTCCGTGCCCACTTCGAGTCGCTGTCTTTGTCAGCAAGCTGAGAGCGCGGCTGCGCGATAGACGGCGGCAGCGAGCTGTACGTGATCTCCTGATCGAAAGACGTCGGGCTGCAGAAGCTTCGGCCATTGATGCCCGTCGACTCCGGATGGCGCTACAAGTTGGGCATATGGGCGTCTGGGAATGGAGTCGAAAAGAACTCTACTGGTCTCCACGGTTTTACGAATTGTTCGGATTCCCAAAATCTGTGGTTCCTGATCCGGAGCTTTGCTTTGAGCGTGTCCATGACGATGACCGCGAGCAACTGATCGCTCACTGGAATGAGTCTCTCGAGACCGGAGTCGACCTGCGAATGGAGTTCCGGATTCATCATCCCGTCCTCGGCATGCGATGGATGTCAGCGGTAGGCGAAGCAGTTGCCGGGAGGTCTGGCAAGACACTCAGACACGTTGGAATCATCTGGGATGTCACTCAGCGGCACGAATCAGAACTCGCGTTACGCGATGCAAGACAGCAAGCAGAAGCAGCGAACCGGGCGAAGAGCGAGTTTCTCGCCAATATGAGTCACGAGATTCGCACACCGATGACAGCGATTCTAGGTTACATCGATCTGATCTCGGAGAAAGTCGACGATCTCGATATCCAGGATCACATCACGACCATCCGCAATAACGGTCGATTTTTGATGGAGATCATTAACGACATTCTGGACCTCTCGAAAATCGAGGCTGGGAAGTTTGACCTTAGCGTGGAAAGATTCTCACCAAGCCGCCTTCTTGAAGATGTGCGGAGCATGATGAACATCCGCGCAACGGAGAATCGTATCGACCTTGAAATTAATTATGACGGGCTCATCCCGGAATACATTCTGACAGATCAGAAACGGCTCAAGCAGATACTCATTAATCTCGTCGGGAATGCTATTAAGTTCACGGATCGTGGGTCAGTCACTCTTTCGATTCTATACGAGCAACAAAACAACCGGATTGAGTTTCGAGTGGAGGATACGGGAATCGGGATGACGAAACGTCAGATTGACCGGCTCTTTCGACCATTCACTCAAGCGGACTCCTCAGTGTCTCGCAATTTCGGCGGAACGGGGCTGGGGCTGGCAATCTCCCAACGGCTCGCAAACATCATGGGAGGAGAGATCACGGTCGAAAGTGAACCCGGCGAAGGCAGTTGTTTCACCGTCTCGATTGAGCCCGGAGAAATCAACGGCGTCCGGCTGGTTCCGCATCAGCCGATCGACGACTCTCCGTCGACCTCGCAACCCCCAGAAGTCGGGCAGCTCGATTGTAGTGTGTTGTTGGTCGATGACCGCCGCGATATTCGATTCCTCGCCTCGCGGATTCTTTCCAAAGCCGGAGCGACAATCACGGAAGCTGAAGACGGGCAAGAAGCCGTCGACACAGTTCAGGAGATGATTCGCAACGACAGAATTGTGGATCTCATTCTTCTCGATATGCAAATGCCGCGCTTGGACGGGTACCGAACGGCTGAGCAACTCCGCAGGCTCGGCTACCGTGGGCCAATCATTGCCCTGACAGCTGACGCGATGCACGGAGATATGGATCGCTGTATCGACTGTGGATGCAATGACTATCTGAGTAAGCCAATCGACAGTGCGCAGCTTCTCCAAAAGGTCAAACGCTATCTCGCGATGGGATCGCAAGCTTAG
- a CDS encoding ATPase domain-containing protein, which produces MSVDMRVSTGIEALDAILHGGLSAERLYLVEGEPGTGKTTLGLQFLFAGRDRGEKGVYVTLAETADELQEIAKSHGWSLDGIHIHELLDPLDDIGRAQYTMFEPSEVEFGSTISGVQKLVESFNPDRVVFDSLSEMRLLSQGALRYRRQILALKRFFVGRGCTTILLDDRGTGADDQQLQSLAHGVIRLEQRLTDYGNERRYLRIIKHRGSDFIGGAHDISLGRGGIEIFPRTAADTEPEPVKGELLGSGLGSLDDLLGGGILRGTSTLLIGPAGVGKSSMGIQFAVEAASRGERAVLFEFEESEKVLLKRSDGLGFPLREYMEQGLISVCHLRAGEITPNEFALKIRNAVNVDGEGRSASVVLIDSLNGYVSSMPHERYLTVQLHDILTYLGNHGVSTFLVVAQHGMLGNTMGTPVDTSYLADTVILFRYFEAGGKIRRALSVVKNRTENHERSIREYDLTSEGLHIGEPLVNFRGVLAGTPEFVGDNAALFTRNESKAE; this is translated from the coding sequence GTGTCTGTTGATATGAGGGTAAGCACTGGGATCGAAGCACTCGACGCAATCTTGCACGGAGGGCTTTCTGCCGAACGCTTATATTTGGTGGAAGGTGAACCCGGGACTGGAAAGACCACGCTTGGGCTTCAGTTCCTTTTTGCTGGTCGAGATCGCGGCGAGAAGGGAGTGTACGTCACTCTAGCCGAGACTGCTGACGAGCTGCAGGAAATCGCCAAGTCGCATGGATGGTCTCTGGATGGGATTCACATACATGAGTTGCTAGACCCCCTCGATGACATTGGCCGCGCTCAATACACGATGTTTGAGCCCTCAGAAGTGGAGTTCGGCAGCACAATTTCCGGAGTCCAGAAGTTAGTTGAATCCTTCAATCCCGACCGTGTCGTCTTCGACTCTCTTTCCGAAATGCGATTGCTGTCCCAGGGAGCCTTGCGATACCGCCGACAGATTCTGGCTCTGAAGCGTTTCTTTGTCGGGCGGGGATGCACCACCATCTTGCTGGATGATCGGGGAACGGGAGCGGATGACCAGCAACTTCAAAGTCTGGCACACGGAGTGATTCGGCTCGAGCAGCGCCTCACGGACTATGGGAATGAACGGCGTTACCTGCGCATCATCAAACATCGTGGATCCGACTTCATTGGCGGCGCTCATGATATCAGTCTCGGTCGCGGCGGCATCGAAATCTTTCCGCGAACTGCTGCTGACACAGAACCCGAACCAGTGAAGGGGGAACTGCTGGGAAGTGGTTTAGGTTCGCTTGATGACCTGTTGGGAGGGGGGATTCTCAGAGGCACTAGCACACTGCTGATCGGTCCGGCAGGGGTTGGGAAGTCCTCAATGGGGATTCAGTTTGCCGTGGAGGCAGCGAGTCGCGGAGAACGTGCGGTTCTGTTTGAATTTGAAGAGAGTGAAAAGGTCCTCCTCAAACGTTCTGACGGTCTCGGGTTTCCTCTTCGGGAATACATGGAGCAAGGGTTGATTTCAGTCTGTCATCTGCGCGCCGGAGAAATTACGCCGAATGAGTTTGCCCTCAAAATTCGAAATGCTGTTAACGTGGATGGGGAAGGGAGGAGCGCCTCGGTTGTCTTAATCGACAGCTTGAATGGGTATGTCAGTTCCATGCCACACGAGCGGTATCTGACTGTTCAACTTCACGATATTCTGACTTATCTCGGGAACCATGGGGTGTCGACGTTTCTGGTTGTTGCTCAGCACGGGATGCTTGGCAACACAATGGGAACGCCAGTCGATACGAGCTACCTTGCAGATACAGTGATTCTGTTCCGTTACTTTGAAGCTGGTGGAAAGATTCGACGTGCACTGTCTGTTGTGAAGAATCGGACTGAAAATCACGAACGTTCGATTCGCGAATATGATCTGACGAGCGAAGGATTGCACATCGGAGAACCACTCGTGAACTTCCGCGGCGTCCTTGCTGGAACCCCTGAGTTCGTTGGCGATAACGCAGCTTTATTTACAAGAAATGAGTCGAAAGCGGAATGA
- a CDS encoding DMT family transporter, with amino-acid sequence MKAVLQKPVAYCQMAIAILLFGTSLPVSQVLTKEIGVFEGTAIRLTVASVLFLPILWKYRNEIAKITSIDAILVILIGASLIAVSGLMLGSTRFAPCSVICTVTCLTPVVTGLGAILFVRDRPHPGQLGWILFAACCALLIRSTCAQSDSQNCESMMLVFGVALSSVAVICEASGILMAKVVTRRLNPLPLAALSTLASVILILPATLIGSGYVDLAGLTTNAWLAVFWWGAGGIWAGTWLWYSGIQQTSATTAAVFLSTLPFVTIAMSWILN; translated from the coding sequence ATGAAGGCTGTACTTCAAAAACCCGTTGCCTATTGCCAAATGGCAATTGCTATTCTTCTGTTCGGTACCTCACTGCCTGTCAGTCAGGTCCTTACAAAGGAAATTGGAGTTTTCGAGGGGACAGCGATTCGTCTGACGGTTGCATCGGTTCTATTCCTTCCAATTCTCTGGAAGTACCGAAACGAAATCGCCAAGATCACTTCGATTGATGCAATCCTCGTCATCCTGATTGGCGCTTCTTTGATCGCAGTTTCGGGGCTGATGTTGGGGAGCACTCGGTTCGCTCCGTGTTCGGTCATTTGCACGGTCACTTGTCTGACTCCTGTGGTGACTGGTTTGGGAGCGATATTGTTTGTTCGCGATCGTCCTCATCCCGGGCAATTGGGATGGATCCTGTTCGCAGCCTGCTGTGCGCTGCTGATTCGGTCCACTTGTGCACAATCGGACTCGCAGAACTGTGAGTCGATGATGCTTGTCTTTGGAGTGGCTTTGAGTTCTGTCGCTGTTATTTGTGAAGCGTCCGGAATTCTGATGGCGAAAGTCGTCACTCGAAGGCTCAATCCGCTACCTCTCGCTGCCCTCTCGACGCTGGCGTCGGTCATCTTGATCCTCCCCGCCACACTCATCGGGTCGGGATATGTCGACCTCGCTGGGCTCACGACGAATGCCTGGCTTGCGGTTTTCTGGTGGGGGGCAGGGGGAATCTGGGCTGGCACCTGGTTGTGGTACTCCGGAATTCAGCAAACTTCCGCGACCACCGCAGCTGTGTTTCTGAGCACGCTCCCGTTCGTCACCATCGCAATGTCGTGGATTCTGAACTAG
- a CDS encoding PSD1 and planctomycete cytochrome C domain-containing protein: MGVPRRIAMFSYRFVWFFIASGVVSGPLFAEQPVKSVEYNRDIRPLLADACLNCHGQDEKSRQADLRLDLLEDVLLDRGGYAAIVPGAPNNSEVIRRILSEDEFLRMPPPDSPRQLSNEERAMLAQWIEDGAEFEQHWSFIPPTEPAVPMDDSGWSRNEIDRFVLQELRENGLKPQDEADCRTLIRRVTLDLTGLPPTQKQVDRFLADTRPDAYEQLVDTLLASPQYGEQQASMWLDLARYADSGGYQGDIPRTMWPWRDWVIQAYNNNLPFDEFTLHQLAGDLLPNPTDEQLIATGFNRNHRINDEDGIIPEEFRMEYVVDRVESTSLTWMGLTMGCARCHDHKFDPISQEEFYSFLAYFNSVDEFGRGYGNSQPLFYYDPETQPIIERIDRELIELGDAAQGEYQKLIDLKAERDEVLSESLTVMIMKDRKEPRETFVLDRGLYDSPVKKVEHGVPSAILPLSEDAPANRLSLAKWLLDPQHPLTSRVAVNRFWKSHFGRGLVSTPEDFGTRGTPPSHPELLDWLAVHFITSGWDVKALHRLIVTSSTYRQDSSASKEQYRDDPENQLLSRGPRVRMRPEEIRDQALVASGLINLKVGGPSVKPYQPDGVWEEMVAFFPEYNQSHGEDLYRRSLYTFLRRTVQPPNMNSLDFQSREICQVNRPTTNTPLQALVLMNDPTYVEAARVLAHKTMLTCPSLSDDDRWLTQVAEQVLIRPPTCDELEILKAQLLHHRHQYNSNPELARNLLTVGESPIDSEVNPVELAARTVVVSLIFNVDEAINRE, encoded by the coding sequence ATGGGTGTTCCCAGAAGAATTGCGATGTTCTCCTATCGATTTGTGTGGTTCTTCATTGCTTCCGGAGTGGTATCGGGCCCACTGTTCGCAGAGCAGCCGGTTAAGTCGGTCGAATATAATCGCGACATCCGTCCTCTCCTCGCGGATGCTTGCCTTAACTGTCATGGACAGGATGAAAAGTCTCGGCAGGCCGATTTAAGACTCGACCTGCTCGAAGATGTCCTTCTTGATCGTGGTGGATATGCAGCGATCGTTCCCGGGGCCCCGAACAACAGCGAAGTTATCCGCCGCATCCTTTCGGAGGATGAATTTCTCCGCATGCCGCCACCTGATTCACCTCGACAACTCAGTAACGAGGAACGGGCCATGCTGGCGCAATGGATTGAGGACGGTGCAGAGTTCGAACAACACTGGTCGTTCATTCCTCCGACAGAACCGGCCGTTCCGATGGACGATTCCGGATGGAGCCGCAACGAAATCGACCGTTTCGTGTTGCAGGAACTGAGAGAGAACGGACTCAAACCGCAAGACGAGGCAGACTGCCGAACGCTGATCAGACGAGTCACCCTCGACCTTACTGGGCTCCCCCCGACACAGAAGCAGGTGGACCGATTCTTGGCCGACACTCGACCAGACGCCTACGAGCAACTGGTTGACACGCTGCTCGCTTCGCCGCAATACGGGGAACAACAAGCGAGTATGTGGCTCGACCTGGCTCGTTACGCGGACTCCGGCGGTTATCAGGGCGACATTCCAAGAACGATGTGGCCATGGCGGGACTGGGTGATTCAGGCCTACAACAACAATCTTCCGTTCGACGAGTTCACGCTGCACCAACTGGCAGGAGACTTACTCCCCAATCCCACCGACGAACAACTTATCGCGACTGGATTTAATCGGAACCATCGAATCAACGACGAAGACGGAATCATTCCTGAAGAGTTTCGAATGGAGTATGTCGTCGACCGCGTCGAATCGACTTCACTCACATGGATGGGCCTGACGATGGGTTGCGCCCGGTGCCATGATCACAAGTTCGACCCCATCAGCCAGGAAGAGTTTTACTCTTTCCTCGCCTACTTCAACAGCGTCGACGAGTTTGGACGCGGTTACGGCAACTCGCAACCGCTCTTCTATTATGATCCTGAAACACAGCCGATCATTGAGCGCATTGACCGAGAGTTAATTGAACTCGGCGACGCTGCTCAGGGTGAATATCAAAAGTTGATCGACCTGAAGGCCGAACGAGATGAGGTCCTTTCCGAGTCGTTGACAGTCATGATTATGAAGGACCGGAAAGAACCGAGAGAGACCTTCGTCCTCGACCGAGGCTTATATGACTCTCCAGTCAAGAAGGTCGAACATGGCGTTCCCTCAGCCATTTTGCCTCTTTCCGAAGATGCCCCTGCCAATCGACTCAGCCTGGCGAAGTGGCTGCTTGATCCACAGCATCCGCTGACGTCTCGCGTCGCTGTCAATCGCTTCTGGAAGTCTCATTTCGGTCGCGGACTTGTTTCAACTCCCGAGGACTTTGGGACACGTGGTACTCCACCGTCACATCCTGAACTCCTTGACTGGCTGGCCGTTCACTTCATCACTTCGGGCTGGGATGTCAAAGCACTCCACCGACTGATTGTCACCAGCAGCACATATCGACAAGACTCGTCAGCGTCCAAAGAACAATATCGCGACGACCCGGAAAACCAACTGCTGTCTCGCGGACCCAGGGTTCGCATGCGCCCGGAGGAAATCCGAGATCAAGCTCTCGTCGCCTCTGGGCTTATTAATCTGAAAGTCGGTGGCCCCTCCGTAAAACCGTACCAGCCTGACGGTGTGTGGGAAGAAATGGTTGCATTCTTTCCGGAATACAATCAGTCACACGGCGAAGACCTCTATCGTCGCAGCCTTTACACATTCCTTCGCCGAACGGTTCAACCACCGAACATGAACTCGCTGGACTTTCAGAGTAGAGAGATCTGTCAGGTGAATCGACCAACTACGAACACGCCGCTTCAAGCTCTCGTGCTGATGAATGACCCGACTTACGTCGAAGCAGCACGTGTTCTGGCTCACAAGACAATGCTCACCTGTCCCTCACTCTCAGACGATGACCGCTGGCTGACTCAAGTGGCGGAGCAGGTGCTGATTCGTCCGCCGACATGTGACGAACTCGAGATTCTCAAAGCACAACTGCTCCATCATCGCCATCAGTACAACTCCAATCCTGAACTCGCTCGAAATCTTTTGACCGTTGGAGAAAGTCCGATCGATTCAGAAGTGAATCCCGTTGAACTGGCTGCCCGAACCGTTGTTGTAAGCCTGATTTTCAACGTTGACGAAGCCATCAACCGGGAGTAG
- a CDS encoding DUF1501 domain-containing protein — protein MNEIATEVLKQSRRSFFRKSATGLGAAALGSLLQADSAHAVKGPHLPSTAKRVIYLFQSGAPSQMDLFDPKPDLNDRRGEELPSSVRMGQRLTGMTANQNRLCIAPTIYKFRKHGECGADVSDLLPHTAQIADDLCFIKSMHTDAINHDPAITFLMTGSQLPGRPSIGSWLSYGLGNEAENLPTFVVLSSKGSGRPNGQPLYQRLWGSGFIPSEHQGVRFGNTQEAVHYLSNPAGLDRESRHSWLNALREMNELKLEETYDPEIETRISQYEMAFRMQSSVPELTDIENEPQSTFDLYGEEAKQPGTFAANCLLARRMVERGVRYVQLFHRGWDQHVNLPKQLPGQCKDTDQASAALVLDLKQRGLLDDTIVIWGGEFGRTIYCQEALSPTNYGRDHHPRCFTMWVAGGGFRSGLSYGATDDFCYNVTENPVSVHDFHATLLHTLGIEHENFTFRHQGRDYRLTDVHGRVVKDLLS, from the coding sequence TTGAATGAAATCGCAACTGAAGTCCTAAAACAATCACGCCGTTCCTTCTTCCGGAAAAGTGCTACCGGCTTGGGTGCAGCTGCGCTCGGTAGCCTCCTGCAGGCAGACTCTGCGCACGCAGTCAAAGGCCCGCATCTGCCGAGCACCGCCAAACGAGTTATCTATCTGTTTCAATCTGGCGCTCCGTCGCAGATGGATCTCTTCGACCCGAAACCTGACCTCAATGACAGAAGAGGGGAAGAACTTCCTTCATCGGTTCGAATGGGCCAGCGTTTGACTGGAATGACAGCCAATCAAAACCGACTCTGCATCGCACCAACCATTTACAAATTCCGAAAACATGGTGAGTGCGGAGCCGATGTCAGCGACCTACTTCCCCACACCGCTCAGATCGCTGACGATCTCTGCTTTATTAAGTCGATGCATACAGACGCTATTAATCATGACCCGGCGATCACGTTCCTGATGACAGGCAGCCAACTGCCTGGACGCCCCAGTATTGGATCATGGCTTTCATATGGCCTTGGCAACGAAGCTGAGAACCTGCCAACCTTTGTGGTCTTGTCCTCAAAAGGCAGCGGACGCCCCAACGGACAACCTCTCTATCAGCGTCTTTGGGGAAGTGGGTTTATTCCATCCGAACACCAGGGTGTCCGGTTTGGGAACACACAGGAAGCAGTCCACTATCTCTCCAACCCAGCCGGTCTGGATCGTGAATCCCGACACTCCTGGTTAAACGCCCTGCGAGAGATGAACGAACTAAAGCTGGAAGAAACTTACGATCCGGAAATCGAAACGCGAATCTCGCAATACGAGATGGCGTTCCGAATGCAGTCATCAGTCCCGGAACTCACGGACATCGAAAACGAACCGCAGTCAACGTTCGATCTTTATGGAGAGGAAGCCAAACAACCTGGAACGTTCGCAGCAAATTGCCTGCTCGCCCGTCGAATGGTCGAGCGAGGAGTGCGATACGTTCAGCTGTTCCACCGGGGTTGGGACCAGCATGTCAATCTGCCAAAACAGCTTCCTGGACAGTGCAAGGATACTGATCAGGCATCAGCTGCACTCGTTCTCGACCTCAAACAACGTGGACTCCTCGACGACACAATCGTCATCTGGGGAGGAGAGTTTGGACGAACAATCTATTGCCAGGAAGCACTTTCACCCACAAACTATGGACGTGATCACCATCCTCGATGCTTCACCATGTGGGTCGCGGGCGGCGGATTTCGCTCGGGGCTCAGCTACGGTGCAACAGACGACTTCTGCTACAACGTCACAGAAAACCCGGTCTCCGTCCACGACTTCCATGCTACGCTCTTACATACGCTTGGAATCGAGCACGAGAACTTTACATTCCGGCACCAAGGGCGCGATTACCGACTGACAGACGTCCACGGTCGAGTCGTCAAAGATCTGTTGAGCTAA
- a CDS encoding cytochrome c peroxidase — MDYDDLMTRSRTSHHSNSLLRTPIACCLLILLSQVTSADEIRTPLPLTELLAPAPTSVRRPTQMEWVIPGEQILIANPRSSSLSIVSLTKHDSIAEFAFSGNLSALASIPSSTAPTWQRFALTTSSPGRLTVIEIEDGNAFEGESLDLTSRRLESHVAVHSSTIAVSSVWDRCVWLIDDAQTLSVSSCVELSFEAGKLQFSPDGKYLVVADAFGGHLALIESSTGSIVDLAETGGHNIGGLSFLSPSRLMITHQMNHASGATTIDQIANGAVIENVIQEFDLQTNDVGSPKLAPRLIGEMGEPSHGAADPGAIAIDRTGSRFVAISGNDEVLRLNNYGVNLSLISVGDGPVDLLLSPDEKWLYCLNQFDESISVISTEENTATKVISIGDKRVETPADRGERLFFDGSLSRFEWFSCHSCHVRGHTHYGLADTFGDGNSGAPKRVLSLLGGRDNTPWGWNGSKKTLHDQVRQSALLTMRGETPSAREVNDLVAYLHTLDSPPPFRPSQGPEDSRQISHGQAVFQREGCANCHVPPLTFTSDSIYNVGIADEHGNQKFNPPSLNGVGYRRGLFHDRRAETLRDVIVDQGHQLDESLNSHDAEALIRFLESL; from the coding sequence ATGGATTATGATGATCTCATGACTCGGTCTCGCACTTCACATCATTCGAATTCGCTGCTGCGTACTCCAATCGCGTGCTGCCTGCTCATTCTTCTGAGTCAGGTGACCTCCGCTGACGAGATACGCACTCCGCTTCCGTTGACTGAACTTCTGGCACCGGCGCCAACGAGCGTGCGCCGCCCCACTCAGATGGAATGGGTCATTCCGGGTGAGCAAATTTTGATCGCGAACCCGCGATCATCTTCGCTGAGCATCGTTAGCCTCACCAAACACGATTCCATTGCGGAGTTTGCATTCTCCGGAAACCTTTCCGCGCTTGCATCAATCCCCAGTTCGACCGCACCCACGTGGCAGAGATTCGCATTAACGACCTCTTCTCCGGGGAGACTGACGGTCATTGAAATTGAAGACGGGAATGCATTCGAAGGCGAATCCCTGGACTTAACTTCACGGAGATTGGAGTCGCACGTCGCTGTCCACAGCTCCACGATCGCTGTCAGTTCAGTCTGGGACCGATGTGTCTGGCTGATCGATGATGCACAAACGCTGAGCGTTTCAAGCTGCGTCGAACTTTCCTTCGAAGCAGGGAAACTTCAATTTTCTCCCGATGGAAAATACCTCGTCGTGGCGGATGCTTTCGGGGGACATCTCGCTCTGATCGAATCTTCCACCGGGTCGATTGTCGACCTCGCCGAGACGGGCGGTCACAACATTGGCGGCCTCAGTTTTCTCTCTCCGTCCCGATTGATGATCACTCACCAAATGAACCACGCGAGTGGAGCCACGACCATTGACCAGATTGCCAACGGGGCTGTGATCGAGAACGTGATTCAGGAATTCGATCTCCAAACGAACGACGTCGGTTCACCAAAACTAGCCCCTCGACTCATCGGGGAAATGGGCGAACCGTCGCATGGGGCGGCCGATCCCGGTGCAATTGCGATCGATCGCACCGGATCGCGGTTCGTCGCTATCTCCGGCAACGACGAGGTGCTTCGCCTCAACAACTACGGCGTCAATCTTTCTCTTATTTCAGTCGGCGATGGACCAGTTGACCTGCTCCTCTCTCCTGATGAGAAGTGGCTATATTGCCTGAATCAGTTCGACGAGTCGATTTCCGTCATCTCAACCGAAGAAAACACCGCTACGAAAGTCATTTCCATCGGGGACAAAAGAGTCGAGACCCCGGCAGACCGTGGCGAGCGACTCTTTTTTGACGGGTCCCTTTCGCGGTTTGAGTGGTTCAGTTGCCACAGTTGTCATGTTCGAGGACACACTCACTACGGACTTGCAGACACTTTCGGAGACGGAAATTCGGGAGCACCGAAACGTGTGCTGTCACTGCTCGGAGGTCGTGACAATACCCCCTGGGGCTGGAATGGGAGCAAGAAAACGTTGCACGATCAGGTCCGGCAATCCGCGTTGTTGACGATGCGTGGGGAGACTCCCTCCGCCCGTGAGGTGAACGATCTTGTCGCGTATCTGCATACTCTGGACTCTCCGCCTCCATTTCGTCCCTCGCAAGGACCTGAAGATTCTCGCCAAATTTCTCACGGACAAGCGGTTTTTCAGCGTGAAGGGTGCGCCAACTGCCACGTCCCTCCACTGACATTTACTTCAGATTCCATCTACAATGTCGGCATCGCCGACGAGCACGGGAACCAAAAGTTCAATCCGCCTTCTCTCAATGGTGTCGGATACCGACGCGGTTTGTTCCATGATCGCCGTGCTGAAACTCTGCGAGATGTCATTGTCGATCAAGGTCATCAACTTGACGAGTCGTTGAACTCTCATGACGCCGAAGCACTGATTCGTTTTCTGGAAAGCCTTTAA
- a CDS encoding uracil-DNA glycosylase, protein MSDNSTQRAALQLLRDLSRAGVTHLPHWTPPPVTTATVPHTPIEETVQTEVRPDPVTSDESTVPNTPELPAINEPVGSETVPDQPVSPAKSLPELAARVAACTRCQELAEKRTQTVFGVGNPNANIMFIGEAPGADEDRQGEPFVGKAGQLLNRIIEACGWKRSDLYICNILRCRPPGNRNPTPEEASNCREYLEGQIELVRPKYIVCWGSVAAKNLLNQDLSIGKMRGNFFDYQNAKVLCTYHPSYLLRNPEAKKPVWEDMKLLMAKIESDSSS, encoded by the coding sequence GTGTCTGACAATTCAACACAACGCGCTGCACTGCAACTTCTGCGAGATTTATCTCGCGCGGGCGTAACGCACCTGCCACATTGGACTCCGCCGCCCGTTACGACGGCCACTGTGCCCCACACTCCGATTGAAGAAACAGTCCAAACGGAGGTTCGCCCTGACCCGGTGACTTCCGATGAAAGCACGGTTCCCAACACACCTGAACTCCCAGCAATCAATGAACCGGTCGGGAGTGAGACCGTTCCCGACCAGCCTGTTTCACCGGCGAAGTCTCTCCCCGAACTCGCTGCCAGAGTCGCGGCCTGCACTCGTTGCCAGGAACTCGCTGAAAAGAGAACGCAAACCGTCTTTGGAGTTGGAAATCCGAACGCGAACATAATGTTCATCGGAGAAGCTCCCGGTGCCGACGAGGACCGACAAGGCGAACCGTTCGTCGGCAAAGCGGGCCAATTGCTCAACCGAATTATCGAAGCCTGCGGCTGGAAGCGATCCGATCTCTACATCTGCAATATCCTCAGATGTCGACCACCCGGCAATCGAAACCCCACTCCGGAAGAAGCCAGCAATTGTCGCGAATATCTGGAAGGCCAAATCGAACTGGTTCGCCCCAAGTACATTGTCTGTTGGGGATCTGTCGCTGCGAAAAACCTGCTTAATCAGGATCTAAGTATCGGCAAAATGCGTGGCAATTTCTTTGACTATCAGAATGCAAAAGTTCTCTGCACTTACCACCCGTCGTATCTCTTGAGAAACCCTGAAGCAAAGAAACCTGTCTGGGAAGACATGAAATTGCTCATGGCCAAAATCGAATCGGATTCCTCAAGTTAA